In one Sphingobium indicum B90A genomic region, the following are encoded:
- a CDS encoding FeoA family protein, translated as MRLTDLPLRQPAYVDLIDWNALSASDGQRLREFGLCEGASVEALHHGGLLGRGPIACKVGRMTIAMRRSHAAAITVRTGPSDGDL; from the coding sequence TTGCGCCTGACCGACCTGCCGTTGCGCCAACCCGCTTATGTGGACCTGATCGACTGGAACGCGCTGTCCGCGTCCGACGGCCAAAGGCTGCGCGAATTCGGCCTGTGCGAGGGCGCGAGCGTCGAGGCGCTGCACCATGGCGGGCTGCTGGGGCGCGGACCCATAGCCTGCAAGGTCGGCCGCATGACCATTGCCATGCGCCGCAGCCATGCCGCCGCCATCACCGTCCGCACCGGCCCTTCGGACGGCGACCTGTGA
- a CDS encoding COQ9 family protein: MTLDEVRAALAPILPRHAAFDGWRGEAVAMAAEQCGIDADIAALAFPGGAMDMIDAWFASVDSRMLDALPPEKLAALPIRQRITALVETRLTLLARDREALRRAQAVMAMPRNAARAARLGWRAADVMWRAAGDAATDLNHYSKRLTLAGVYAATLLVFVDDESDHWAETRAFLARRIEGVMRFERAKARWKGVGGGERLSFARFIGRLRYPAI; this comes from the coding sequence ATGACGCTAGACGAAGTGCGCGCCGCGCTCGCGCCCATCCTGCCGCGCCACGCCGCCTTCGACGGGTGGCGCGGGGAAGCCGTGGCCATGGCGGCGGAACAATGCGGCATCGACGCCGACATCGCCGCGCTCGCCTTTCCGGGCGGCGCGATGGACATGATCGACGCCTGGTTCGCAAGCGTCGATTCGCGGATGCTGGACGCGCTGCCGCCGGAAAAGCTGGCCGCCCTGCCGATCCGCCAGCGCATAACGGCCTTGGTCGAAACCCGCCTGACCCTGCTGGCGCGGGATCGGGAGGCGCTGCGCCGGGCGCAGGCGGTCATGGCCATGCCGCGCAACGCGGCGCGGGCCGCCAGGCTCGGCTGGCGGGCGGCGGACGTCATGTGGCGCGCCGCGGGCGACGCGGCGACGGACCTCAATCATTACAGCAAGCGGCTGACGCTGGCGGGGGTCTATGCCGCGACCCTGCTGGTTTTCGTCGATGACGAGAGCGATCACTGGGCGGAGACCCGCGCTTTCCTGGCCCGCCGGATCGAAGGCGTGATGCGGTTCGAGCGCGCCAAGGCCCGGTGGAAGGGCGTTGGCGGGGGCGAGAGGCTGAGCTTCGCGCGCTTCATCGGACGGCTGCGCTACCCCGCCATATGA
- a CDS encoding alkene reductase, whose amino-acid sequence MANLFEPVQLGAIHAPNRVLMAPLTRARATRDHVPTPIMADYYRQRASAGLIISEGIGVSRQGLGWPYAAGLWSAEQVEGWKPVTAAVHEAGGRIFAQLWHMGRLVHSSMTGEQPISSSPVTAPGHAHSYDGNKPYEQPRALGIEEIPALVQTYVTAARNAIEAGFDGVQIHGANGYLIDEFLRDGVNRREDAYGGPPENRVRLLREITQAVADAIGADRTAVRLSLNGDSQGTDDSDPASLSLAVAQALDPIGLAFLELRELRSDGTRGASDVPRQSPLIRQHYRGPLVLNSDYDAARAQADLDSGLAQAISFGRPFISNPDLPERLSTGAPLNPLRQETLYTQGAEGYVDYPALEKVA is encoded by the coding sequence ATGGCCAATCTGTTCGAGCCGGTGCAGCTTGGGGCGATCCATGCCCCCAATCGCGTGCTGATGGCGCCGCTCACCCGCGCCCGCGCGACCCGCGACCATGTGCCGACGCCGATCATGGCGGACTATTATCGCCAGCGCGCTTCGGCGGGCCTCATCATCAGCGAGGGCATCGGCGTGTCGCGGCAGGGCCTGGGCTGGCCCTATGCGGCGGGCCTGTGGTCCGCCGAACAGGTCGAAGGCTGGAAGCCCGTGACGGCGGCGGTGCATGAAGCGGGCGGACGGATCTTCGCCCAGCTTTGGCACATGGGGCGGCTGGTGCACAGCAGCATGACCGGCGAACAGCCAATATCCTCCAGCCCCGTCACCGCGCCCGGCCATGCGCACAGCTATGACGGCAACAAACCCTATGAGCAGCCGCGGGCGCTGGGCATCGAGGAGATTCCGGCCCTTGTCCAAACCTATGTGACCGCCGCCCGCAATGCCATCGAGGCGGGGTTCGACGGCGTGCAGATCCACGGCGCCAATGGCTATCTGATCGACGAGTTCCTGCGCGACGGCGTCAACAGGCGCGAGGACGCCTATGGCGGTCCGCCGGAGAACCGCGTCCGCCTGTTGCGGGAGATCACGCAGGCCGTCGCCGACGCGATCGGCGCGGACCGCACGGCCGTCCGCCTGTCGCTGAACGGCGATTCGCAGGGCACCGACGACAGCGATCCCGCCAGCCTGTCGCTTGCTGTGGCGCAAGCGCTGGACCCGATCGGCCTCGCCTTCCTGGAGCTGCGCGAATTGCGGTCAGACGGCACGCGCGGCGCCAGCGACGTGCCGCGCCAATCGCCGCTTATCCGCCAGCATTATCGCGGGCCGCTGGTCCTCAACAGCGACTATGACGCGGCGCGCGCCCAGGCCGATCTGGACAGCGGGCTGGCGCAGGCGATCAGCTTCGGCCGACCCTTCATTTCCAATCCCGACCTGCCGGAACGGCTGTCGACCGGCGCGCCGCTCAATCCCCTGCGGCAGGAGACGCTCTATACGCAGGGCGCGGAAGGCTATGTCGATTATCCGGCGCTGGAAAAGGTTGCCTGA
- the ribH gene encoding 6,7-dimethyl-8-ribityllumazine synthase, protein MAKFLIVEARFYEHLNDLLIEGAVAALEDEGHKYEVVTVPGALEIPGAVALAAETGRYDGFIAIGVVIRGETYHFEVVSNESARGLMALSMDGIPIGNGILTVENEAQALTRAKKQEKDKGGEAAKAAMAMLALREKFGA, encoded by the coding sequence ATGGCAAAATTCCTGATCGTCGAAGCGCGCTTCTACGAGCATCTCAACGACCTGCTGATCGAAGGCGCCGTCGCCGCGCTGGAGGATGAGGGGCATAAATATGAAGTGGTGACGGTTCCCGGCGCGCTGGAAATCCCCGGCGCGGTGGCGCTGGCGGCGGAAACCGGCCGCTATGACGGCTTCATCGCCATCGGCGTGGTGATCCGCGGCGAAACCTATCATTTCGAAGTGGTGTCGAACGAAAGCGCGCGGGGCCTGATGGCGCTCAGCATGGACGGCATCCCCATCGGCAACGGCATATTGACGGTGGAGAACGAGGCCCAGGCGCTGACCCGGGCGAAAAAGCAGGAAAAGGACAAGGGCGGCGAAGCGGCCAAGGCGGCCATGGCCATGCTCGCCCTGCGCGAGAAATTCGGCGCCTGA
- the ribB gene encoding 3,4-dihydroxy-2-butanone-4-phosphate synthase, with product MSSALIDTVRSLVTEGGMSRSGLARAAGLHANSLRRLGEADWNPTAETLGKLEGYLARREGGTALASPEEIINEARNGRMFILVDDEDRENEGDLVIPAQMATPDAINFMATHGRGLICLALSKERVDHLGLGLMSRNNGTRHETAFTVSIEAREGVTTGISAADRARTISVAIDGSKGRDDIVTPGHVFPLVAKDGGVLVRTGHTEAAVDVARLAGLNPSGVICEVMKDDGTMARLDDLIPFAQKHRMKIGTIRDLIAYRRRHDHMVERRAETVFNSQWGGDWKAISFYNKATQTEQLVLQKGHVVPDEPTLVRMHQLSLLDDVYGSTGPRNGLLARSMDIIAREGAGIIVVLTVPVPSDFVSRSLRHHAGQPDTGMDELRDYGVGAQILAELGVHDMILLSNTHHSLIALDGYDLAVVGQRPIEL from the coding sequence ATGTCGTCAGCCCTTATCGATACCGTCCGTTCGCTGGTCACGGAGGGCGGCATGTCCCGATCCGGCCTGGCGCGCGCGGCGGGCCTTCACGCCAATTCGCTGCGCAGGCTGGGCGAGGCGGACTGGAACCCCACCGCCGAAACGCTCGGCAAGCTGGAAGGCTATCTCGCCCGGCGCGAGGGCGGCACCGCGCTCGCCAGCCCCGAAGAGATCATCAACGAGGCGCGCAACGGCCGCATGTTCATCCTGGTCGACGACGAAGACCGGGAAAATGAGGGCGACCTGGTCATCCCGGCGCAGATGGCGACGCCCGACGCGATCAACTTCATGGCGACCCATGGCCGCGGCCTCATCTGCCTCGCGCTCAGCAAGGAACGGGTCGACCATCTGGGCCTGGGCCTGATGAGCCGCAACAACGGCACCCGCCACGAAACCGCCTTCACCGTGTCGATAGAGGCGCGCGAGGGCGTCACCACCGGCATCAGCGCCGCCGACCGCGCCCGCACCATATCCGTCGCCATCGACGGGTCGAAGGGGCGCGACGACATCGTGACGCCGGGCCATGTCTTCCCGCTGGTGGCGAAGGACGGTGGCGTGCTGGTCCGCACCGGCCATACGGAGGCGGCGGTGGACGTCGCCCGGCTGGCCGGGCTCAACCCGTCCGGCGTCATCTGCGAGGTGATGAAGGACGACGGCACCATGGCGCGGCTGGACGACCTGATCCCCTTCGCGCAGAAGCACAGGATGAAGATCGGCACGATCCGCGACCTCATCGCCTATCGCCGCCGCCACGACCATATGGTGGAGCGCCGCGCCGAAACCGTCTTCAACAGCCAGTGGGGCGGCGACTGGAAGGCGATCAGCTTCTACAACAAGGCGACCCAGACCGAGCAGCTCGTGCTGCAAAAGGGCCATGTCGTGCCCGACGAGCCCACGCTGGTCCGCATGCATCAACTGTCATTGCTGGACGACGTCTATGGTTCGACCGGGCCGCGCAACGGCCTGCTTGCCAGGTCGATGGACATCATCGCCCGCGAAGGCGCCGGGATCATCGTCGTGCTCACCGTTCCGGTGCCGAGCGATTTCGTCAGCCGCAGCCTGCGCCACCATGCCGGCCAGCCCGATACGGGCATGGACGAACTGCGCGACTATGGCGTGGGGGCGCAGATCCTGGCGGAACTGGGCGTTCATGACATGATCCTGCTCAGCAACACCCATCACAGCCTGATCGCGCTTGACGGCTATGACCTGGCCGTGGTTGGGCAGCGGCCGATCGAGCTTTAA
- a CDS encoding riboflavin synthase, protein MFTGIITDIGTIHTHEQRGDLRLVIGCAYDMETVAIGASIACSGACLTVVEKGADWFAVDLSAETVARTAPGLWELGGRLNLERALKVGDELGGHIVTGHVDGIGTLVSAAHEGDSTRLIISAPAALAPALAAKGSITVDGISLTVNTVEDQADGSVHFGLNIIPHTAAATTLDSLTPGRAFNLEIDVLARYLDRMQSLRAASM, encoded by the coding sequence ATGTTCACCGGCATCATCACCGACATCGGCACCATCCACACCCATGAACAGCGCGGCGACCTGCGCCTGGTGATCGGTTGCGCCTATGACATGGAAACGGTCGCCATCGGCGCGTCCATCGCCTGTTCGGGCGCCTGCCTGACGGTGGTGGAAAAGGGCGCGGACTGGTTCGCGGTCGACCTGTCGGCCGAAACCGTCGCCCGCACCGCGCCGGGCCTCTGGGAATTGGGCGGCCGACTCAATCTGGAGCGCGCATTGAAGGTTGGCGACGAACTGGGCGGCCATATCGTCACCGGCCATGTCGACGGCATCGGCACCCTGGTGTCCGCCGCGCATGAAGGCGATTCCACACGCCTCATCATCTCCGCGCCCGCCGCACTGGCGCCCGCGCTGGCGGCCAAGGGATCGATCACGGTCGACGGCATCTCGCTGACCGTCAACACGGTCGAGGACCAGGCGGACGGCTCCGTGCATTTCGGCCTCAACATCATCCCGCATACCGCCGCCGCGACCACGCTCGACAGCTTGACGCCCGGCCGCGCCTTCAACCTGGAGATCGACGTGCTGGCGCGCTATCTGGACCGGATGCAGAGCCTTCGCGCAGCCTCAATGTGA